In the genome of Streptomyces collinus, one region contains:
- a CDS encoding thioredoxin family protein, giving the protein MTGLVVCVAVLAAASAYGVLQRRRSGRVRVRGRDDGKRLDAAELGAELGERATLVQFSSAFCAPCRATRRVLDEVAGLVPGVTHVEIDAEAHLGLVRRLDILKTPTVLVLDADGRVVRRATGQPRKADVIAALGEAV; this is encoded by the coding sequence ATGACCGGACTGGTGGTGTGCGTGGCGGTGCTCGCGGCGGCGAGCGCCTACGGAGTGCTGCAACGGCGGCGGAGCGGGAGAGTACGGGTGCGCGGGCGCGACGACGGCAAGCGGCTCGATGCGGCGGAACTGGGCGCGGAGCTCGGCGAACGGGCCACGCTCGTGCAGTTCTCCAGCGCGTTCTGCGCGCCCTGCCGGGCGACCCGGCGGGTCCTCGACGAGGTCGCCGGGCTGGTCCCGGGTGTGACCCACGTCGAGATCGACGCCGAGGCCCACCTCGGCCTCGTGCGGCGGCTGGACATCCTCAAGACCCCGACCGTGCTGGTCCTGGACGCCGACGGCCGGGTGGTGCGGCGGGCCACCGGGCAGCCGCGCAAGGCCGACGTGATCGCCGCGCTGGGGGAGGCGGTGTGA
- a CDS encoding DUF4395 domain-containing protein — MDIDVRGPRFGAAVTAAVLAVVLVTGSAWLLAWQTLAFLLGAAGGVSRSPYGLLFAKAVRPRLGPPTEFEAPEPPRFAQVVGLLFAGLGLVGHTLGPGWLGLAATGAALAAAFLNAAFGYCLGCELYLLVRRVTVRAE, encoded by the coding sequence ATGGACATCGATGTGAGAGGTCCGCGTTTCGGCGCGGCTGTCACGGCCGCCGTCCTGGCGGTCGTTCTGGTCACGGGGAGCGCCTGGCTGCTGGCCTGGCAGACGCTGGCGTTCCTGCTCGGCGCGGCGGGCGGGGTGAGCCGCTCCCCCTACGGCCTGCTGTTCGCCAAGGCCGTACGGCCGCGGCTCGGGCCGCCGACGGAGTTCGAGGCGCCCGAACCGCCGCGCTTCGCCCAGGTGGTGGGGCTGCTTTTCGCCGGACTCGGGCTCGTCGGCCACACTCTCGGGCCCGGCTGGCTGGGACTCGCGGCGACCGGCGCCGCACTCGCCGCCGCCTTCCTGAATGCGGCATTCGGGTACTGCCTGGGATGCGAGTTGTACCTGCTCGTGCGGCGGGTGACGGTCCGCGCGGAGTAA
- a CDS encoding lysophospholipid acyltransferase family protein, which yields MAELVYRPVVGFARTLFKVWDLKIDLQGSENIPRSGGAVLVSNHISYLDFVFDGLAALPQRRLVRFMAKESVFRHKISGPLMRGMKHIPVDRKQGEAAYAHALDSLRSGEIVGVFPEATISQSFTLKSFKSGAARLAQEAGVPLIPMAVWGTQRLWTKGQPRNFKRSHIPITIRVGEAIEASRDKYAGAITRQLRERVQELLEAAQRAYPVRPKGPDDTWWMPAHLGGTAPTPEQVRAAEAH from the coding sequence ATGGCAGAGCTCGTCTACCGTCCCGTCGTCGGTTTCGCCCGCACGCTGTTCAAGGTGTGGGACCTCAAGATCGACCTCCAGGGTTCGGAGAACATCCCGCGCTCGGGCGGCGCCGTGCTGGTGAGCAATCACATCAGCTACCTGGACTTCGTCTTCGACGGCCTGGCGGCGCTGCCGCAGAGGCGTCTCGTGCGGTTCATGGCGAAGGAGTCCGTCTTCCGGCACAAGATCTCCGGCCCGCTGATGCGTGGGATGAAGCACATTCCCGTGGACCGCAAGCAGGGGGAGGCGGCCTACGCGCACGCCCTGGACTCGCTGCGCTCGGGCGAGATCGTCGGGGTCTTCCCGGAGGCGACGATCTCGCAGTCGTTCACGCTGAAGAGCTTCAAGTCGGGCGCCGCACGTCTGGCCCAGGAGGCCGGCGTCCCGCTGATCCCGATGGCGGTGTGGGGCACGCAGCGGCTGTGGACGAAGGGCCAGCCGCGCAACTTCAAGCGCAGCCACATCCCCATCACCATTCGGGTGGGCGAGGCGATCGAGGCCTCCCGGGACAAGTACGCGGGCGCCATCACGCGCCAGCTGCGGGAGCGCGTCCAGGAGCTCCTGGAGGCCGCCCAGCGCGCCTACCCCGTCCGCCCCAAGGGCCCGGACGACACCTGGTGGATGCCGGCCCACCTCGGCGGCACGGCGCCCACGCCGGAGCAGGTGCGGGCGGCCGAGGCGCACTGA
- a CDS encoding B3/B4 domain-containing protein, whose product MTLTLTVSDDVRALAPGFTYVAIEAHGLVNGPSSDAGSALLDDAARRLAVRLDGRAPHEDPHMAAWRETYTAFGSKPSRTRNSAEALAKRALSEAGLPRINLLVDLYNAVSVAHLIPVGGEDLDRIEGGMRLIRATGEEDFVTVAGGEETVEHPDAGEVVWCDDTGVTCRRWNWRQGPRTRLTERTTSGIFLLESLAPMPVAEVTAAATELAELLAKFSPGADIAVRAPESSA is encoded by the coding sequence ATGACGCTCACCCTGACCGTGTCCGACGACGTACGCGCACTCGCCCCCGGTTTCACGTACGTCGCGATCGAGGCGCACGGCCTGGTCAACGGCCCGAGCAGTGACGCCGGTTCGGCTCTGCTGGACGACGCGGCGCGCCGGCTGGCCGTACGACTGGACGGCCGCGCCCCGCACGAGGATCCGCACATGGCCGCATGGCGCGAGACCTACACGGCGTTCGGTTCGAAGCCGTCCCGCACCCGCAACTCCGCGGAGGCGCTGGCCAAGCGGGCTCTCTCGGAGGCCGGGCTGCCCCGCATCAATCTGCTGGTCGACCTCTACAACGCCGTCTCCGTCGCCCATCTGATCCCCGTCGGCGGCGAGGACCTCGACCGCATCGAGGGCGGTATGCGGCTGATCCGGGCCACGGGGGAGGAGGACTTCGTGACCGTCGCAGGGGGCGAGGAGACCGTCGAGCACCCCGACGCGGGCGAAGTCGTGTGGTGCGACGACACGGGCGTGACCTGCCGCCGCTGGAACTGGCGCCAGGGCCCGCGCACCCGGCTCACCGAGCGGACGACGTCCGGCATTTTCCTGCTGGAGAGCCTGGCGCCGATGCCGGTCGCCGAGGTGACGGCGGCCGCGACGGAACTCGCCGAGCTGCTGGCGAAGTTCAGCCCGGGAGCGGACATCGCCGTCCGTGCTCCGGAGTCCTCCGCCTGA
- a CDS encoding threonine aldolase family protein, which produces MNPPKTDARRHHDTEVRGFASDNYAGAHPEVLAALALANGGHQVAYGEDAYTENLQQVIRSHFGPTAEAFPVFNGTGANVVALQAVTDRWGAVICAESAHINVDECGAPERVGGLKLLTVPAPDGKLTPELIDRQAYGWDDEHRAMPQVVSIAQATELGTVYTPEEIRALCEHAHAHGMKVHLDGSRLANAAATLNVPMRTLTNAAGVDILSLGGTKNGALFGEAVVVLNQDAVSHMKHLRKLSMQLASKMRFVSVQLEALLARDLWLRNAGHANEMAQRLAEGVRSVHGVEILYPVQANAVFARLPHDVSERLQKRFRFYFWDEAAGEVRWMCAFDTTEDDVDGFLAALKEEMAR; this is translated from the coding sequence GTGAACCCGCCGAAGACCGACGCCCGTCGTCATCACGACACCGAGGTCCGCGGTTTCGCCAGCGACAACTACGCCGGGGCCCACCCGGAGGTCCTCGCCGCCCTGGCGCTGGCCAACGGCGGGCACCAGGTCGCGTACGGCGAGGACGCCTACACCGAGAACCTCCAGCAGGTGATCCGCAGCCACTTCGGGCCCACGGCGGAGGCGTTCCCGGTCTTCAACGGCACCGGCGCGAACGTCGTCGCGCTCCAGGCGGTCACCGACCGCTGGGGAGCGGTGATCTGCGCGGAGAGCGCGCACATCAACGTTGACGAGTGCGGAGCCCCGGAGCGGGTCGGCGGCCTGAAGCTGCTGACCGTTCCCGCGCCCGACGGCAAGCTCACACCGGAGCTGATCGACCGGCAGGCGTACGGCTGGGACGACGAGCACCGGGCGATGCCGCAGGTCGTCTCCATCGCCCAGGCCACCGAGCTGGGCACGGTCTACACGCCGGAGGAGATACGCGCCCTCTGCGAGCACGCCCACGCGCACGGCATGAAGGTGCACCTGGACGGCTCCCGGCTGGCCAACGCCGCCGCCACCCTGAACGTCCCGATGCGGACGCTCACCAACGCGGCCGGCGTCGACATCCTCTCGCTGGGCGGCACGAAGAACGGCGCCCTGTTCGGTGAGGCCGTCGTGGTGCTCAACCAGGACGCCGTCAGCCACATGAAGCACCTGCGCAAGCTGTCCATGCAGCTCGCCTCCAAGATGCGCTTCGTGTCGGTGCAGCTGGAGGCCCTGCTCGCCCGGGACCTGTGGCTGCGCAACGCTGGGCACGCCAACGAGATGGCCCAGCGCCTCGCCGAGGGCGTGCGGTCCGTGCACGGGGTGGAGATCCTCTACCCGGTGCAGGCCAACGCGGTCTTCGCCCGGCTGCCCCACGACGTGAGCGAGCGCCTCCAGAAGCGGTTCCGCTTCTACTTCTGGGACGAGGCCGCGGGCGAGGTCCGCTGGATGTGCGCCTTCGACACGACCGAGGACGACGTGGACGGCTTCCTGGCAGCGCTGAAAGAGGAGATGGCCCGCTAG
- a CDS encoding SDR family oxidoreductase, with amino-acid sequence MGNGALSGAVIAVAGAGGPAGRAALLRLAEAGATVIGSDNDPERLAEAVDAARYATGGATVTGDTVDLLNLEATRDWATRIEKDFGRVDGLVHLVGGWRGSETFTRTSLDDWDFLEMLLVRTVQHTSLAFHEALQRSDRGRYVLISAAGASKPTAGNAAYAAGKAAAEAWTLAMADYFRKAGGAGGPTSAAAILVVKALVHDAMRADRPNAKFAGFTDVKDLAEAITTVWEKSAAEVNGNRLWLTEKP; translated from the coding sequence ATGGGGAACGGGGCGCTCAGCGGTGCGGTGATCGCGGTGGCCGGAGCGGGCGGGCCCGCCGGCCGGGCCGCACTGCTCAGGCTGGCCGAGGCGGGAGCGACCGTCATCGGGTCGGACAACGATCCGGAGCGGCTGGCGGAGGCGGTGGACGCGGCGCGCTACGCGACCGGCGGCGCCACCGTCACCGGTGACACGGTCGATCTGCTGAACCTGGAGGCCACCCGCGACTGGGCCACCCGCATCGAGAAGGACTTCGGCCGTGTCGACGGCCTGGTCCACCTCGTCGGCGGCTGGCGCGGCAGCGAGACCTTCACCCGGACCAGCCTCGACGACTGGGACTTCCTGGAGATGCTGCTGGTCCGCACGGTGCAGCACACCTCCCTCGCGTTCCACGAGGCACTGCAGCGCAGCGACCGCGGCCGGTACGTGCTCATCAGTGCCGCCGGCGCCAGCAAGCCCACCGCGGGCAACGCCGCCTACGCGGCCGGCAAGGCGGCGGCCGAGGCGTGGACGCTGGCCATGGCGGACTACTTCCGCAAGGCCGGGGGCGCCGGGGGGCCGACGTCGGCGGCTGCGATCCTGGTGGTGAAGGCGCTGGTCCACGACGCGATGCGCGCCGACCGGCCCAACGCGAAGTTCGCGGGCTTCACCGACGTCAAGGACCTGGCCGAGGCCATCACCACGGTCTGGGAGAAGTCCGCCGCCGAAGTGAACGGAAACCGTCTGTGGCTCACCGAGAAGCCGTGA
- a CDS encoding DUF6421 family protein, with the protein MTEILVQVGSEEGLPPVARVVEHPAWPVLKDAVERIRPWQSKDGSIDFDAEGAPDPADAELAVRQVADAVLELSPLLPHDGAYHEALVKDLTRWADSGFQVPDFLDSLLAFQPAANRADGLQHLVVFPMYTQNGNPDRNLEAVVLRMVWPDWLAELERTRYDNPLFCGIKFEDFTSGYDTNSAVLFPETIAVREAPERFTWGGIFCDREAARFRRVTDAAVDILGLELPEDVAAMVHDQKRCEEAFVLWDMVHDRTHSHGDLPFDPFMIKQRQPFWMYGLEELRCDLTAFKEAVKLAGEGVPQARDVQVAVLFDRMFRFPVTGERVRNYDGLGGQLLFAYLHKHDVVRWTDNKLTIDWERAPQVTNQLCAEIEDLYRDGIDRPKLVHWFAGYELVSTYLSPHPGSKWAKGPDALDTTQPPRKLVDDVLPDEFPLSMFYEALSKKLKNVIASTKGITADGAERIAA; encoded by the coding sequence ATGACGGAAATTCTTGTGCAGGTGGGTTCGGAGGAAGGTCTTCCTCCCGTGGCCAGGGTGGTCGAGCACCCGGCATGGCCCGTGCTCAAGGATGCCGTGGAGCGGATCCGGCCATGGCAGTCCAAGGACGGGTCGATCGACTTCGACGCCGAGGGCGCGCCCGACCCGGCCGACGCCGAGCTCGCGGTCCGCCAGGTCGCCGACGCCGTCCTGGAGCTCTCCCCGCTGCTCCCGCACGACGGCGCCTACCACGAGGCCCTGGTCAAGGACCTGACCCGGTGGGCCGACAGCGGCTTCCAGGTGCCCGACTTCCTCGACTCGCTGCTGGCCTTCCAGCCCGCCGCGAACCGTGCGGACGGTCTCCAGCACCTCGTCGTCTTCCCGATGTACACCCAGAACGGCAACCCGGACCGCAACCTCGAAGCGGTCGTGCTGCGCATGGTCTGGCCGGACTGGCTGGCCGAGCTGGAGCGCACCCGCTACGACAACCCGCTGTTCTGCGGCATCAAGTTCGAGGACTTCACCTCCGGCTACGACACCAACTCGGCCGTCCTGTTCCCCGAGACCATCGCCGTGCGCGAGGCCCCGGAGCGGTTCACCTGGGGCGGCATCTTCTGCGACCGCGAGGCCGCCCGCTTCCGCCGCGTGACCGACGCCGCCGTCGACATCCTGGGCCTGGAGCTGCCCGAGGACGTCGCCGCGATGGTCCACGACCAGAAGCGCTGCGAGGAGGCGTTCGTCCTGTGGGACATGGTCCACGACCGCACCCACAGCCACGGCGACCTGCCCTTCGACCCGTTCATGATCAAGCAGCGCCAGCCGTTCTGGATGTACGGCCTGGAGGAGCTGCGCTGTGACCTCACCGCCTTCAAGGAGGCCGTGAAGCTGGCCGGGGAAGGCGTTCCGCAGGCCCGCGACGTGCAGGTCGCGGTCCTCTTCGACCGCATGTTCCGCTTCCCGGTCACCGGCGAGCGCGTGCGCAACTACGACGGTCTCGGCGGCCAGCTCCTCTTCGCGTACCTGCACAAGCACGACGTCGTCCGCTGGACCGACAACAAGCTCACCATCGACTGGGAGCGCGCCCCGCAGGTCACCAACCAGCTGTGCGCCGAGATCGAGGACCTGTACCGCGACGGCATCGACCGCCCCAAGCTCGTCCACTGGTTCGCCGGGTACGAGCTGGTCTCCACCTACCTCTCCCCGCACCCGGGCTCCAAGTGGGCCAAGGGCCCCGACGCCCTGGACACGACGCAGCCGCCGCGCAAACTCGTCGATGACGTGCTTCCGGACGAGTTTCCGCTGAGCATGTTCTATGAGGCACTGTCCAAGAAGCTGAAGAACGTGATCGCCTCCACCAAGGGCATCACGGCGGACGGCGCCGAGCGGATCGCCGCGTGA
- a CDS encoding glycerophosphodiester phosphodiesterase translates to MNFLTIGHRGIMGVEPENTLRSFVAAQEAGLDAIELDLHLSKDGALVVMHDTDVDRTTDGTGPIAEKTLAELRALDAGRGERVPVFEEVLEAVHAPLQAEIKDAQAARALAQVMNERGLAGRVEVSSFHDEAIAEIKPLVPGVRTALIASRYGTDIVDRAVQAGAETVCLNIRRLTLEIVERARKADLRIIGWVVNTQDQLRLVRAFGLDGATTDHPDIKRTGRFTA, encoded by the coding sequence TTGAACTTCCTCACCATCGGTCACCGCGGAATCATGGGTGTGGAACCCGAGAACACCCTCCGGTCCTTCGTCGCCGCCCAGGAGGCGGGCCTGGACGCCATCGAACTCGATCTGCACCTGAGCAAGGACGGCGCGCTCGTCGTCATGCACGACACGGATGTGGACCGCACGACCGACGGCACCGGCCCGATCGCCGAGAAGACCCTCGCCGAGCTGCGGGCCCTGGACGCGGGCCGGGGCGAGCGGGTCCCGGTCTTCGAGGAGGTCCTGGAGGCCGTGCATGCGCCGCTCCAGGCGGAGATCAAGGACGCCCAGGCGGCGCGGGCCCTGGCCCAGGTCATGAACGAGCGCGGGCTGGCGGGCCGGGTGGAGGTGTCCTCGTTCCACGACGAGGCGATCGCCGAGATCAAGCCACTGGTGCCGGGGGTGCGCACCGCGCTGATCGCCAGCCGCTACGGCACCGACATCGTGGACCGCGCCGTCCAGGCCGGTGCCGAGACCGTCTGCCTGAACATCCGCCGGCTCACCCTGGAGATCGTGGAGCGGGCCCGCAAGGCCGATCTGAGGATCATCGGCTGGGTGGTGAACACGCAGGACCAGCTGCGGCTGGTCCGGGCGTTCGGCCTGGACGGCGCGACCACCGACCACCCGGACATCAAGCGCACGGGCCGTTTCACGGCCTAG
- a CDS encoding GNAT family N-acetyltransferase gives METAATALTFRDATEVDVDELVALIESAYRGDDSRAGWTTEADILEGQRTDPEGVLEVIKSPDSRLLTVERDGRIVACCQLKHEGENAYFGMFAVSPQLQGAGLGKVIIAEAERQARESWGVREMQMSVISVRDDLIAWYERRGYRRTGRMTPFPHGDERFGVPQRDDLQFELLVKELAQP, from the coding sequence ATGGAGACCGCCGCCACCGCACTGACCTTCCGCGACGCCACCGAAGTCGACGTGGACGAGCTGGTCGCGCTGATCGAGTCGGCGTACCGGGGTGACGACAGCAGGGCCGGGTGGACCACCGAGGCGGACATCCTCGAAGGGCAGCGCACCGACCCCGAGGGCGTGCTGGAAGTCATCAAGTCGCCCGACAGCCGGCTCCTCACGGTGGAGCGGGACGGCAGGATCGTCGCCTGCTGCCAGCTGAAGCACGAGGGTGAGAACGCCTACTTCGGGATGTTCGCCGTCAGCCCCCAACTCCAGGGCGCGGGCCTCGGCAAGGTGATCATCGCGGAGGCGGAGCGGCAGGCCCGCGAAAGCTGGGGCGTGCGGGAGATGCAGATGTCCGTGATCTCCGTGCGCGACGACCTCATCGCCTGGTACGAGCGGCGCGGCTACCGCCGTACGGGACGGATGACCCCGTTCCCGCACGGCGACGAGCGCTTCGGCGTCCCGCAGCGCGACGACCTGCAGTTCGAGCTGCTGGTCAAGGAGCTCGCCCAGCCCTAG
- a CDS encoding VOC family protein codes for MVHVLSSRILLRPTDPERSRAFYGEQLGLAVYREFGTGAERGTVFFLGGGFLEVAGRSETPPAPAVRLWLQVDDVAAAQEELRAKGVEIVRPPVKEPWGLVEMWIADPDGTPIVLVEVPADHPIRYRPGI; via the coding sequence ATGGTGCATGTACTCAGCAGCCGGATCCTGCTCCGCCCCACCGACCCCGAGCGGTCGCGTGCCTTCTACGGCGAGCAGTTGGGTCTCGCCGTGTACCGCGAGTTCGGTACGGGAGCCGAGCGGGGCACCGTCTTCTTCCTGGGCGGCGGCTTCCTGGAGGTCGCGGGCCGGTCCGAGACGCCCCCGGCGCCCGCCGTGCGCCTGTGGCTGCAGGTCGACGACGTGGCGGCGGCGCAGGAGGAGCTGCGGGCGAAGGGCGTGGAGATCGTGCGGCCGCCGGTGAAGGAACCCTGGGGGCTGGTCGAGATGTGGATCGCGGATCCCGACGGGACGCCGATCGTGCTCGTGGAGGTGCCGGCGGACCATCCGATCCGCTACCGGCCCGGCATCTGA
- a CDS encoding N-acetyltransferase — protein sequence MPAPEVRPFRKTDRDQLTDLVNMHVAAVVPGVSVSVNTVLGDLERRPGEFITDPWVAERTTLVAEQRRYVVAAAHLLRYRADAEVGETYRDAAEINWFVHRPATPLWPEADLAADLLMRACLARFARWNARVRYADGALPAPLVYGLPRNWPHIRALYERAGFRHTGDTEVILIARVADLPAAGPRPGVTAERMPGECGTRFTARAGGKTLGFVEIDTALARPERHTRASGLADVGNLHIDPAEHGTGLEHWLLARAADWLRLCDVDRLVAYEPADGSAMTALLTGAGFRELTRTERGWEHLPGRAQMPGR from the coding sequence ATGCCCGCGCCCGAGGTGCGTCCCTTCCGCAAGACCGACCGAGACCAGCTGACCGACCTGGTCAACATGCACGTCGCGGCGGTCGTCCCCGGCGTCTCCGTCTCCGTGAACACCGTCCTCGGCGACCTGGAGCGGCGTCCCGGCGAGTTCATCACCGACCCGTGGGTGGCCGAGCGGACGACGCTCGTCGCCGAGCAGCGCCGATACGTCGTCGCCGCGGCCCACCTGCTGCGCTACCGCGCCGACGCCGAGGTCGGGGAGACCTACCGGGACGCCGCCGAGATCAACTGGTTCGTCCACCGCCCGGCGACGCCCCTCTGGCCGGAGGCCGATCTGGCGGCGGACCTGCTGATGCGGGCGTGCCTCGCACGGTTCGCACGCTGGAACGCCCGCGTCCGGTACGCCGACGGCGCACTGCCCGCCCCGCTCGTCTACGGCCTGCCCCGCAACTGGCCGCACATCCGGGCCCTCTACGAACGCGCGGGGTTCCGGCACACCGGAGACACCGAGGTCATCCTGATCGCACGGGTGGCCGACCTGCCGGCCGCCGGGCCCCGGCCGGGGGTGACGGCCGAGCGCATGCCGGGGGAGTGCGGCACCCGCTTCACGGCCCGGGCCGGTGGGAAGACACTCGGCTTCGTCGAGATCGACACCGCCCTGGCACGCCCGGAACGCCACACGCGCGCCTCCGGCCTCGCCGACGTCGGCAACCTGCACATCGACCCGGCCGAGCACGGCACCGGCCTGGAGCACTGGCTGCTCGCCCGGGCCGCGGACTGGCTCCGGCTGTGCGATGTGGACCGGCTCGTCGCCTACGAACCCGCCGACGGCAGCGCCATGACCGCCCTCCTGACGGGTGCGGGCTTTCGCGAACTCACCCGCACCGAGCGGGGGTGGGAGCACCTCCCGGGCCGGGCTCAGATGCCGGGCCGGTAG
- a CDS encoding VOC family protein has protein sequence MKLDAPVTGGPCWTELGTSDLDAARRFYTRLFGWRPETDARQEAGGYTVAHLGDAAVAALAPLYQPSQPVAWNVSFAVTDADATVRAVTEAGGTLLLGPMDVFDVGRFAVAADPDGAVFQLWQAGTFPGAGLFNAPGSLGWVELMTRAPEGAVSFYTRVFGWTVAPSDRYTQFGIGGADFGGMVTMDEKFPPEVPAHWLPYFAVADVDDTTAVVQQHGTVLMVPTSVPDGPRIAVLRDPQGAMFGVYRAGDEA, from the coding sequence ATGAAGCTCGACGCACCGGTGACCGGCGGTCCCTGCTGGACCGAGCTGGGGACCAGTGACCTGGACGCGGCCCGGCGGTTCTACACGCGGCTGTTCGGCTGGCGGCCCGAGACGGACGCGCGTCAGGAGGCCGGCGGCTACACCGTGGCGCACCTCGGGGACGCGGCCGTGGCCGCGCTCGCCCCGTTGTACCAGCCGTCGCAGCCGGTCGCGTGGAACGTGTCCTTCGCGGTGACCGACGCGGACGCCACCGTCCGTGCGGTGACGGAGGCGGGCGGGACCCTGCTGCTGGGCCCGATGGACGTGTTCGACGTGGGCCGGTTCGCGGTGGCCGCCGATCCGGACGGTGCCGTCTTCCAGCTGTGGCAGGCGGGGACCTTCCCGGGCGCCGGGCTGTTCAACGCGCCCGGTTCGCTGGGCTGGGTGGAGCTGATGACGCGGGCCCCGGAGGGGGCCGTGTCCTTCTACACGCGGGTGTTCGGCTGGACGGTCGCCCCGTCGGACCGCTACACCCAGTTCGGCATCGGCGGCGCGGACTTCGGCGGCATGGTCACGATGGACGAGAAGTTCCCGCCCGAGGTGCCGGCGCACTGGCTGCCGTACTTCGCCGTGGCCGACGTGGACGACACCACCGCGGTCGTCCAGCAGCACGGCACGGTCCTGATGGTGCCCACGTCCGTGCCCGACGGGCCGCGCATCGCGGTGCTGCGGGACCCGCAGGGGGCGATGTTCGGCGTGTACCGGGCGGGCGACGAGGCCTGA
- a CDS encoding MarR family winged helix-turn-helix transcriptional regulator, whose translation MTPTEGPPPTGNDAGPDPQPGTGAEPVAEGRTADEEATAGGGAVENASGEDLPGGGRRGDTVAAVVRQWRAVHPGLDTGPMEIIGRINRCAALLQQAEDAPLRRAGLSRPEFDLLGALRRTGHELTPGDLARETFSSGAAVTKRLKQLTERGLVERRGDTRDRRVVHLRLTDAGRDLVDAILPVQLAYETAVLSGVDGPEQGELAALLGELLSQLEGRLGVLRA comes from the coding sequence ATGACGCCGACCGAAGGACCACCGCCCACGGGGAACGACGCCGGCCCGGACCCGCAGCCGGGGACCGGGGCAGAGCCGGTGGCGGAGGGGCGTACGGCCGACGAGGAGGCGACGGCCGGAGGGGGTGCGGTCGAGAACGCGTCCGGTGAGGATCTCCCGGGCGGCGGGCGCCGGGGCGACACCGTCGCCGCCGTCGTGCGGCAATGGCGGGCCGTGCACCCCGGACTCGACACCGGGCCGATGGAGATCATCGGGCGGATCAACCGCTGCGCCGCCCTGCTGCAGCAGGCCGAGGACGCTCCGCTGCGCCGGGCCGGGCTCAGCCGCCCCGAGTTCGATCTGCTGGGTGCGCTGCGGCGTACCGGGCACGAACTGACGCCGGGGGACCTGGCCAGGGAGACCTTCTCCTCGGGCGCGGCCGTCACCAAACGCCTCAAGCAGCTGACCGAGCGCGGTCTGGTCGAACGACGGGGCGACACCCGCGACCGCCGGGTCGTCCACCTGAGGCTCACCGACGCCGGACGCGACCTCGTCGACGCGATCCTGCCCGTCCAGCTCGCCTACGAGACGGCCGTGCTGTCCGGCGTGGACGGCCCGGAGCAGGGTGAACTCGCCGCCTTGCTGGGTGAGTTGCTCAGCCAGCTGGAAGGGCGACTCGGCGTTCTGCGGGCCTGA